In the genome of Flaviflexus ciconiae, one region contains:
- a CDS encoding VOC family protein, producing the protein MTDHSVGVPPLLDHIVVAAPDLEAVVADFERATGVRPVKGGSHERFGTRNFLISFGGDAYMEFVGIDPELPEPSVPRPFNLDDLADPVVSTWVLHPEDPDAAVESIRAAGIDVGDLSAASRLKPDGELLTWRLTPPLQGGLNGVIPFLIDWEDSVSPAHSVEPRATLQSFVIHANDPDALGGYLAALGTGVDMCCRGDECPSGKCQGELPCLGLAVSGPEGTWTL; encoded by the coding sequence ATGACAGATCACTCAGTGGGAGTTCCTCCGCTCCTTGACCATATTGTGGTTGCGGCTCCGGACCTTGAGGCCGTGGTTGCTGACTTCGAGCGTGCGACTGGTGTCCGTCCCGTTAAGGGCGGTTCGCACGAGCGGTTCGGGACCCGTAACTTTCTCATTTCCTTTGGCGGGGACGCATACATGGAGTTCGTCGGAATTGATCCCGAACTTCCCGAGCCCTCGGTGCCACGTCCGTTCAATCTTGACGATTTGGCGGACCCGGTTGTGTCGACCTGGGTTCTGCACCCGGAGGATCCGGATGCGGCGGTGGAGTCGATTCGCGCCGCTGGCATCGATGTCGGTGATCTTTCCGCGGCTTCCCGTCTGAAGCCGGATGGGGAACTTCTTACGTGGCGCCTGACGCCACCTCTTCAGGGTGGGTTGAATGGCGTCATTCCTTTCCTCATCGACTGGGAGGACTCGGTTTCCCCTGCTCATTCGGTTGAGCCTCGAGCAACGCTCCAGTCGTTTGTTATTCACGCGAATGATCCGGACGCCCTCGGAGGCTACCTGGCTGCCCTCGGCACCGGGGTAGACATGTGTTGTCGTGGCGACGAATGTCCCAGCGGCAAGTGTCAGGGCGAGCTTCCCTGTCTTGGCCTTGCCGTGAGCGGACCCGAAGGCACCTGGACGCTCTGA
- a CDS encoding zinc-binding dehydrogenase produces the protein MTDQATTQTMKAVVLREHGEVDTLTYETDYPKPVIEPGKVIIKVKATSLNYHDIFTVHGMPGIKIPMPVVPGLDVAGVVDEIGEGVTGVNVGDRVLVNPLNSDFHLMGEVMDGGLAEFSLVEAGQIIPLPDSVSFAEAAALPVAYGTAYRMIVGKNAVKAGDKVLVLGASGGVGTASVLLAKQLGAYVVAAVGSDEKGQKLLEYGADEYFNYREIGIDKWTRENVGKPSRSSTETGFDVVVNNTGGDTWHPTLKSTKLGGTILVCGATAGFDPKEDLRYIWSFELKVQGSNGFAREDIEALVNLVATEDFHPVVDSIVSLEEAAGALARLEGRGVTGKVVIAPWGDEK, from the coding sequence GTGACTGACCAGGCCACAACCCAGACGATGAAGGCAGTAGTTCTTCGCGAGCACGGCGAGGTCGATACCCTCACCTATGAGACTGACTACCCGAAGCCGGTTATCGAGCCCGGCAAGGTCATCATCAAGGTCAAGGCAACTTCACTTAACTACCACGACATCTTCACCGTGCACGGCATGCCCGGGATTAAGATCCCCATGCCCGTCGTTCCTGGCCTGGATGTTGCTGGTGTTGTTGACGAGATCGGCGAGGGCGTTACCGGCGTGAATGTCGGTGACCGTGTCCTCGTTAACCCGCTCAACTCGGATTTCCACCTCATGGGTGAGGTTATGGACGGCGGACTTGCCGAGTTCTCGCTCGTTGAGGCCGGTCAGATCATTCCGCTTCCCGACAGTGTTTCCTTTGCCGAGGCCGCTGCCCTGCCCGTTGCTTACGGCACCGCTTACCGCATGATTGTAGGCAAGAACGCCGTCAAGGCAGGCGACAAGGTTCTTGTTCTCGGTGCTTCCGGCGGCGTGGGAACCGCATCCGTTCTTCTCGCCAAGCAGCTCGGCGCCTACGTCGTTGCGGCGGTCGGCTCGGACGAAAAGGGTCAGAAGCTCCTCGAATACGGGGCGGATGAGTACTTCAACTACCGTGAGATCGGCATCGACAAGTGGACCCGCGAGAATGTTGGTAAGCCCTCGCGTAGCTCCACCGAGACCGGCTTCGACGTGGTCGTGAATAACACGGGTGGGGACACCTGGCACCCCACCCTCAAGTCCACCAAGCTCGGTGGCACGATTCTTGTCTGCGGTGCCACCGCTGGCTTCGACCCGAAGGAAGACCTCCGCTACATCTGGTCCTTCGAGCTGAAGGTGCAGGGTTCGAACGGTTTCGCCCGCGAAGACATTGAGGCTCTGGTCAACCTCGTGGCGACCGAGGACTTCCATCCCGTTGTCGACTCGATTGTTTCCCTGGAAGAGGCCGCTGGTGCTCTGGCTCGCCTCGAGGGCCGCGGTGTAACCGGCAAGGTCGTTATTGCACCGTGGGGTGATGAGAAGTGA